In a genomic window of Quercus lobata isolate SW786 chromosome 4, ValleyOak3.0 Primary Assembly, whole genome shotgun sequence:
- the LOC115984832 gene encoding putative disease resistance protein RGA4: MVDGALFQLAGKVLELLGSITLPEVKLAFGVKIEIENLKNTVSTVQAVILDAEKQSSHSHLIKDWLRKLKDVLHDADDLLDSISTEVLRHKVMSGNKMTKEVRIFFSSSNQFAFSLKMGHEIKAIRERLNFIAKDKDDFHFIQSSIEPQIMNRGRETYSFVLEDEIVGRENDKKAIIKCLFNDNVVENISIIPIVGIGGLGKTTLAQLVYNDETVKKYFELKLWICVSDTFDAQQIVKEILKQLTKEKHEESLQLLQNQLREKINGKKYLLVLDDLWNEENNKWLLLRNLLMVGARGSRIIVTTRSESVARIIGAVSWHALRGLPEEKAWSLFVKMAFEQGQLPENEAFISLGKEIMGKCDGYLLP, from the coding sequence atggtggatgGAGCTTTGTTCCAACTTGCAGGAAAAGTCCTTGAACTGCTGGGTTCCATCACTCTCCCAGAGGTCAAACTGGCCTTTGGTGTTAAGATTGAGATAGAAAATCTAAAGAACACTGTCTCCACAGTCCAAGCTGTGATTCTAGATGCAGAAAAGCAGAGTTCTCATAGCCATCTGATCAAAGATTGGCTCAGAAAGCTCAAAGATGTCCTCCATGACGCAGATGACTTACTGGATTCTATCTCCACTGAAGTTTTGCGGCACAAGGTGATGAGTGGAAACAAAATGACAAAGGAGGTAcgcattttcttttcaagttcaaaCCAGTTTGCTTTTAGTCTTAAGATGGGTCATGAAATAAAGGCAATTAGGGAGAGACTAAATTTCATTGCAAAAGATAAGGATGATTTCCACTTTATTCAAAGCTCGATTGAGCCACAAATCATGAATAGGGGCAGAGAAACTTATTCTTTTGTACTGGAAGATGAAATTGTTGGGAGAGAGAATGATAAGAAAGCGATTATAAAATGTCTTTTCAATGACAATGTTGTAGAGAATATTTCTATCATTCCAATTGTTGGTATTGGAGGATTGGGCAAGACAACACTAGCTCAATTGGTATACAATGATGAAACtgtcaaaaaatattttgagctTAAACTTTGGATTTGTGTCTCTGATACCTTTGACGCACAACAAATtgttaaagaaattttaaaacaattaacAAAAGAGAAGCATGAAGAAAGCCTACAGCTGTTGCAAAATCAGCTTCGAGAAAAAATTAATGGGAAAAAATACTTGCTTGTCTTGGATGATTTGTGGAATGAGGAAAATAATAAATGGCTTCTCTTGAGAAATTTGCTCATGGTTGGTGCAAGAGGAAGTAGAATAATAGTGACCACACGCTCAGAAAGTGTAGCGAGGATAATAGGGGCAGTTTCATGGCATGCTCTAAGAGGCCTACCTGAAGAGAAGGCTTGGAGTTTGTTTGTAAAAATGGCATTTGAACAAGGTCAACTACCAGAGAACGAAGCCTTTATAAGTTTGGGAAAGGAGATTATGGGGAAGTGTGATGGGTACCTCTTACCATAA
- the LOC115983794 gene encoding putative disease resistance protein RGA3 has product MAEGALFHLAEKVLELLRSLTLQEVKLASSVKTEIEKLTNTVTTIQAVILDAEKQSSQDHQIKDWLRKLKDVLHDADDLLDDFSTDVLRQKVMTKKVRIFCSSSNRLTFSPKMGHEIKAIRERLNAIAKDKEDFHFSQSFVEPQVMNRERGAYSFVFEEVVGRENDKEVIIERLFNDNVVENISIIPIVGIGGLGKTTLAQLVYNDENVDKNFELKLWISISDIFDVKRIVKESLEQLTKRKHEGSFEILEKQFREGFNGKKYLLVLDNLWIEDKKKWLLLRNLLMVGARGSRIIVTTRSKRVAFIIGSISWYALKGLPIEKSWSLFVKMAFEQGQLLEHQAFISIGKEIVEKCGGVPLIVRTIASLLHSKPSENEWLSFKNYELSKITQQEEYDISLTLKLSYDHLPSHLKQCFAYCKLFPKDSKIDVKTLIHLWAAQGFIKLSNSKQRIEDVGKEYFMVLLWRSFFQDVIKDELGNIVFCKMHDLMHDLANLVAGAESTMLTLSEENIDEKLRHVSFDLRYSLRQFPIPMVKGMKIRTILGASVGQELGKLTCDALISNLNYLRTLDLSKLKLCVVPNSIGELKHLRYLDLSENEDIEFLPNFVTKLLNLQTLKLKYCKSLRELPREIKNFVNLRHLDIFECQRLTHMPLGLELCTSLEILPLFVVSKAKCSGGLSELKELSNLGGSLSINNLGHGKDDMLELECEAAKLKEKQQLQQLKLWWDSRWAENNLSYDEMSLEKLQPHPNLKALKLWFYMGVIIPSWVSSLTNIVDLEFYRNRNLQHLPPLNQLPFLKSVILKYMEALEYISKDTISKALDSSKTTFFPSLSSLIMYECPNLKGWWRKVDGNEPGHLLLPSFPRLSFLKITECPHMCSMPLFPYLKEGLVLDTTSLKAFQQTMNMGATQSPSTTATTSTSATLEEVNDLESLLEEKCLRNLVSLRKLFIYNCNGLRSLPCKGIQHLTSLQEMEIMYCNELALLNDEDDGMQWQGLRSLRFLHLERIPKFVSLPDGLQHVTTLKYLKIINCPNLMALPVWIGNLTSLTKLEIDKCPELASLPQGIHKLTVLQEIIITECPLLQQRCQRQTGEDWPNIAHVPYVYVDNKATQSFLRNFLFSNG; this is encoded by the exons ATGGCTGAAGGAGCTTTGTTCCACCTTGCAGAAAAAGTCCTTGAACTGCTGCGTTCCTTAACTCTCCAAGAGGTCAAACTGGCCTCTAGTGTCAAAACAGAGATTGAAAAACTAACAAACACTGTTACCACAATCCAAGCAGTGATTCTAGATGCAGAAAAGCAGAGTTCTCAAGACCATCAGATCAAAGATTGGCTCAGAAAGCTTAAGGATGTTCTCCATGATGCAGATGACTTGCTGGATGATTTCTCCACTGATGTTTTGCGACAGAAAGTGATGACAAAGAAGGTACGCATTTTCTGTTCAAGTTCTAACCGGCTTACTTTTAGTCCTAAGATGGGTCATGAAATAAAAGCAATTAGGGAGAGACTAAATGCCATTGCAAAAGATAAGGaggattttcattttagtcaaAGCTTCGTTGAGCCACAAGTCATGAATAGGGAAAGGGGAGCTTATTCTTTTGtatttgaagaagttgttggGAGAGAGAATGATAAGGAAGTGATTATAGAACGTCTTTTTAATGATAATGTTGTAGAGAATATTTCTATCATTCCAATAGTTGGCATTGGAGGATTGGGGAAGACAACCTTAGCTCAGCTAGTATATAATGATGAAAATGTGGACAAAAATTTTGAGCTAAAGCTTTGGATTTCTATCTCTGATATCTTTGATGTAAAACGAATTGTTAAagaaagtttagaacaattgacaAAGAGGAAGCATGAAGGAAGCTTTGAGATCTTGGAAAAACAGTTTCGAGAAGgatttaatggaaaaaaatactTGCTTGTCCTGGACAATTTGTGGATTGAGGATAAAAAGAAATGGCTTCTCTTGAGAAATTTGCTAATGGTTGGTGCAAGAGGAAGTAGGATAATCGTGACCACACGCTCAAAAAGGGTAGCATTTATAATAGGGTCAATTTCATGGTATGCTCTAAAAGGCCTACCTATAGAAAAGAGTTGGAGCTTGTTTGTAAAAATGGCATTTGAACAAGGCCAACTGCTAGAACACCAAGCCTTTATAAGCATAGGAAAAGAGATTGTGGAAAAGTGTGGTGGGGTACCTCTCATCGTAAGGACAATAGCAAGCTTGCTACATTCCAAACCTTCAGAAAATGAATGGCTATCCTTCAAAAACTATGAACTCTCAAAAATAACACAACAAGAAGAATATGATATTTCATTGACACTTAAGTTGAGTTATGATCATCTACCATCACACTTAAAGCAATGCTTTGCTTATTGTAAATTGTTTCCAAAAGATTCCAAAATTGATGTAAAAACACTTATTCATCTTTGGGCAGCGCAAGGTTTTATTAAGTTATCAAATTCAAAGCAACGCATTGAGGATGTTGGCAAAGAGTATTTTATGGTATTACTTTGGAGGTCTTTTTTTCAGGATGTAATAAAAGATGAATTGGGCAATATAGTATTTTGCAAAATGCACGATCTCATGCATGATCTAGCAAATCTTGTGGCTGGGGCAGAAAGTACCATGTTAACTTTAAGTGAGGAAAATATTGATGAAAAACTTCGTCATGTATCATTTGATCTTAGGTATTCATTGAGGCAATTCCCAATCCCCATGGTTAAAGGAATGAAAATACGAACAATTCTTGGAGCTAGTGTAGGGCAAGAGTTGGGTAAATTAACTTGTGATGCACTCATTTCAAATCTCAATTATTTACGCACATTAGATTTGAGTAAATTAAAGCTATGTGTAGTGCCAAATTCAATTGGAGAATTAAAGCATTTACGATATCTTGATCTTTCTGAAAATGAAGATATTGAATTTCTCCCTAATTTCGTTACTAAACTGTTGAATTTGCAAACATTAAAACTCAAGTATTGTAAGTCGCTTAGAGAATTACCgagggaaattaaaaattttgtcaatCTCAGGCATCTAGATATTTTTGAATGTCAAAGATTGACTCATATGCcccttggacttgaactttgtacttctcttgagatactACCACTTTTTGTTGTAAGCAAGGCTAAGTGTAGTGGTGGATTGAGTGAATTGAAGGAGTTAAGTAATTTGGGAGGAAGCCTAAGTATTAACAATTTGGGACATGGAAAAGATGACATGCTGGAGCTGGAATGTGAAGCTGCAAAACTGAAGGAGAAACAACAACTTCAACAATTGAAATTATGGTGGGACTCAAGGTGGGctgaaaataatttaagttaTGACGAAATGTCACTAGAAAAGCTCCAACCACATCCAAATCTTAAAGCTTTGAAGTTGTGGTTTTATATGGGTGTGATAATTCCAAGTTGGGTTTCTTCGCTCACTAATATTGTTGATTTGGAATTCTATAGAAACAGAAACTTGCAACACCTCCCACCATTAAATCAACTACCTTTTCTAAAGTCCGTCATCCTTAAGTATATGGAAGCACTTGAATACATATCAAAAGATACTATTAGTAAAGCACTTGATTCCTCAAAAACAACATTCTTCCCATCCTTATCTTCTCTCATAATGTATGAATGCCCAAATTTGAAGGGTTGGTGGAGGAAAGTTGATGGTAATGAGCCAGGCCATCTTTTACTACCCTCATTTCCTcgtctttcttttttaaagattacCGAATGCCCTCACATGTGTTCCATGCCCCTGTTTCCATATCTCAAAGAAGGGCTTGTATTAGATACAACTAGCTTGAAGGCATTTCAGCAGACAATGAATATGGGAGCAACACAGAGTCCATCAACAACAGCAACGACATCAACCTCCGCAACATTAGAAGAGGTTAACGATTTAGAATCTCTTCTAGAGGAGAAGTGTTTACGAAACCTCGTTTCTCTCCGAAAACTCTTCATTTACAACTGTAATGGACTCAGGTCTCTCCCTTGTAAAGGTATTCAACATCTCACCTCACTTCAAGAGATGGAAATCATGTACTGCAATGAGCTTGCGCTACTAAACGATGAAGATGATGGCATGCAATGGCAAGGCCTTAGGAGCCTCCGTTTTCTTCATTTAGAGAGAATTCCAAAATTTGTGTCTCTTCCAGATGGGCTTCAACATGTTACCACTCTAAAATAtctcaaaattattaattgtccTAATTTGATGGCTTTACCAGTGTGGATAGGCAACCTCACATCActaacaaaacttgaaattgacAAATGTCCGGAATTAGCATCACTACCTCAAGGGATTCACAAGCTCACTGTCttacaagaaataataattACTGAGTGTCCCCTCTTACAACAAAGATGCCAGAGGCAAACAGGAGAAGATTGGCCCAACATTGCTCATGTCCCATATGTGTATGTGGATAATAAAGCAACACAAAGCTTCTTAAG gaactttttattttcaaatggtTGA